The proteins below are encoded in one region of Saccopteryx leptura isolate mSacLep1 chromosome 1, mSacLep1_pri_phased_curated, whole genome shotgun sequence:
- the EGR3 gene encoding early growth response protein 3 isoform X3 — MDIGLTNEKPNPELSYSSSFQPAPGNKTVTYLGKFAFDSPSNWCQDNIISLMSAGILGVPPASGALSTQTSTASMVQPPQGDVEAMYPALPPYSNCSDLYSEPVSFHDPQGNPGLAYSPQDYQSAKPALDSNLFPMIPDYNLYHHPNDMSSIPEHKPFQGMDPIRVNPPPITPLETIKAFKDKQIHPGFGSLPQPPLTLKPIRPRKYPNRPSKTPLHERPHACPAEGCDRRFSRSDELTRHLRIHTGHKPFQCRICMRSFSRSDHLTTHIRTHTGEKPFACEFCGRKFARSDERKRHAKIHLKQKEKKAEKGSAPSASSAPPVTLAPVVTTCA, encoded by the coding sequence ATGGACATAGGTCTGACCAACGAGAAGCCCAACCCGGAACTCTCTTATTCGAGCTCCTTCCAGCCAGCCCCCGGCAACAAGACCGTGACCTACTTGGGAAAGTTCGCCTTCGACTCCCCTTCCAACTGGTGCCAAGACAATATCATTAGCCTCATGAGCGCCGGCATTTTGGGGGTGCCCCCGGCCTCAGGGGCACTCAGCACTCAGACCTCCACAGCCAGCATGGTGCAGCCACCACAGGGCGATGTAGAAGCCATGTATCCGGCTCTGCCCCCCTATTCTAACTGCAGTGATCTCTACTCGGAGCCTGTGTCTTTCCACGACCCCCAGGGCAACCCGGGGCTCGCCTATTCCCCCCAGGATTATCAATCAGCCAAGCCGGCCTTGGACAGCAATCTCTTCCCTATGATTCCTGACTACAACCTATATCACCACCCCAACGACATGAGTTCTATTCCGGAGCACAAGCCCTTCCAGGGCATGGACCCCATTCGAGTCAACCcgccccctattactcctctggAGACCATCAAGGCATTCAAAGACAAGCAAATCCACCCAGGCTTTGGCAGCCTGCCTCAGCCGCCACTTACGCTCAAACCCATTCGGCCCCGCAAGTACCCCAACCGACCTAGCAAGACCCCGCTCCACGAGCGGCCCCACGCGTGCCCGGCGGAGGGCTGCGACCGCCGTTTCAGCCGCTCTGACGAGCTGACCCGGCACCTGCGCATCCACACCGGCCACAAGCCCTTCCAGTGCCGGATCTGCATGCGGAGCTTCAGCCGCAGCGACCACCTTACCACTCACATCCGCACGCATACGGGCGAGAAGCCCTTTGCCTGCGAGTTCTGCGGGCGCAAGTTTGCACGCAGCGATGAGCGCAAGCGCCACGCCAAGATCCACCTCAAGCAAAAGGAGAAGAAGGCGGAGAAGGGGAGTGCGCCTTCTGCGTCCTCAGCGCCCCCTGTGACCCTGGCCCCTGTGGTCACCACCTGTGCCTGA
- the EGR3 gene encoding early growth response protein 3 isoform X2, whose translation MEPCAAWSPRGGRENVMDIGLTNEKPNPELSYSSSFQPAPGNKTVTYLGKFAFDSPSNWCQDNIISLMSAGILGVPPASGALSTQTSTASMVQPPQGDVEAMYPALPPYSNCSDLYSEPVSFHDPQGNPGLAYSPQDYQSAKPALDSNLFPMIPDYNLYHHPNDMSSIPEHKPFQGMDPIRVNPPPITPLETIKAFKDKQIHPGFGSLPQPPLTLKPIRPRKYPNRPSKTPLHERPHACPAEGCDRRFSRSDELTRHLRIHTGHKPFQCRICMRSFSRSDHLTTHIRTHTGEKPFACEFCGRKFARSDERKRHAKIHLKQKEKKAEKGSAPSASSAPPVTLAPVVTTCA comes from the exons ATGGAGCCTTGTGCGGCGTGGAGTCCCCGCGGTGGGAGAG AGAATGTGATGGACATAGGTCTGACCAACGAGAAGCCCAACCCGGAACTCTCTTATTCGAGCTCCTTCCAGCCAGCCCCCGGCAACAAGACCGTGACCTACTTGGGAAAGTTCGCCTTCGACTCCCCTTCCAACTGGTGCCAAGACAATATCATTAGCCTCATGAGCGCCGGCATTTTGGGGGTGCCCCCGGCCTCAGGGGCACTCAGCACTCAGACCTCCACAGCCAGCATGGTGCAGCCACCACAGGGCGATGTAGAAGCCATGTATCCGGCTCTGCCCCCCTATTCTAACTGCAGTGATCTCTACTCGGAGCCTGTGTCTTTCCACGACCCCCAGGGCAACCCGGGGCTCGCCTATTCCCCCCAGGATTATCAATCAGCCAAGCCGGCCTTGGACAGCAATCTCTTCCCTATGATTCCTGACTACAACCTATATCACCACCCCAACGACATGAGTTCTATTCCGGAGCACAAGCCCTTCCAGGGCATGGACCCCATTCGAGTCAACCcgccccctattactcctctggAGACCATCAAGGCATTCAAAGACAAGCAAATCCACCCAGGCTTTGGCAGCCTGCCTCAGCCGCCACTTACGCTCAAACCCATTCGGCCCCGCAAGTACCCCAACCGACCTAGCAAGACCCCGCTCCACGAGCGGCCCCACGCGTGCCCGGCGGAGGGCTGCGACCGCCGTTTCAGCCGCTCTGACGAGCTGACCCGGCACCTGCGCATCCACACCGGCCACAAGCCCTTCCAGTGCCGGATCTGCATGCGGAGCTTCAGCCGCAGCGACCACCTTACCACTCACATCCGCACGCATACGGGCGAGAAGCCCTTTGCCTGCGAGTTCTGCGGGCGCAAGTTTGCACGCAGCGATGAGCGCAAGCGCCACGCCAAGATCCACCTCAAGCAAAAGGAGAAGAAGGCGGAGAAGGGGAGTGCGCCTTCTGCGTCCTCAGCGCCCCCTGTGACCCTGGCCCCTGTGGTCACCACCTGTGCCTGA
- the EGR3 gene encoding early growth response protein 3 isoform X1 — protein MTGKLAEKLPVTMSSLLNQLPDNLYPEEIPSALNLFSGSSDSVAHYNQMATENVMDIGLTNEKPNPELSYSSSFQPAPGNKTVTYLGKFAFDSPSNWCQDNIISLMSAGILGVPPASGALSTQTSTASMVQPPQGDVEAMYPALPPYSNCSDLYSEPVSFHDPQGNPGLAYSPQDYQSAKPALDSNLFPMIPDYNLYHHPNDMSSIPEHKPFQGMDPIRVNPPPITPLETIKAFKDKQIHPGFGSLPQPPLTLKPIRPRKYPNRPSKTPLHERPHACPAEGCDRRFSRSDELTRHLRIHTGHKPFQCRICMRSFSRSDHLTTHIRTHTGEKPFACEFCGRKFARSDERKRHAKIHLKQKEKKAEKGSAPSASSAPPVTLAPVVTTCA, from the exons ATGACCGGCAAACTCGCCGAGAAGCTGCCGGTGACCATGAGCAGTTTGCTGAACCAACTGCCTGACAATCTGTACCCCGAGGAGATCCCCAGCGCGCTCAACCTCTTCTCCGGCAGCAGTGATTCTGTGGCCCATTACAATCAGATGGCTACAG AGAATGTGATGGACATAGGTCTGACCAACGAGAAGCCCAACCCGGAACTCTCTTATTCGAGCTCCTTCCAGCCAGCCCCCGGCAACAAGACCGTGACCTACTTGGGAAAGTTCGCCTTCGACTCCCCTTCCAACTGGTGCCAAGACAATATCATTAGCCTCATGAGCGCCGGCATTTTGGGGGTGCCCCCGGCCTCAGGGGCACTCAGCACTCAGACCTCCACAGCCAGCATGGTGCAGCCACCACAGGGCGATGTAGAAGCCATGTATCCGGCTCTGCCCCCCTATTCTAACTGCAGTGATCTCTACTCGGAGCCTGTGTCTTTCCACGACCCCCAGGGCAACCCGGGGCTCGCCTATTCCCCCCAGGATTATCAATCAGCCAAGCCGGCCTTGGACAGCAATCTCTTCCCTATGATTCCTGACTACAACCTATATCACCACCCCAACGACATGAGTTCTATTCCGGAGCACAAGCCCTTCCAGGGCATGGACCCCATTCGAGTCAACCcgccccctattactcctctggAGACCATCAAGGCATTCAAAGACAAGCAAATCCACCCAGGCTTTGGCAGCCTGCCTCAGCCGCCACTTACGCTCAAACCCATTCGGCCCCGCAAGTACCCCAACCGACCTAGCAAGACCCCGCTCCACGAGCGGCCCCACGCGTGCCCGGCGGAGGGCTGCGACCGCCGTTTCAGCCGCTCTGACGAGCTGACCCGGCACCTGCGCATCCACACCGGCCACAAGCCCTTCCAGTGCCGGATCTGCATGCGGAGCTTCAGCCGCAGCGACCACCTTACCACTCACATCCGCACGCATACGGGCGAGAAGCCCTTTGCCTGCGAGTTCTGCGGGCGCAAGTTTGCACGCAGCGATGAGCGCAAGCGCCACGCCAAGATCCACCTCAAGCAAAAGGAGAAGAAGGCGGAGAAGGGGAGTGCGCCTTCTGCGTCCTCAGCGCCCCCTGTGACCCTGGCCCCTGTGGTCACCACCTGTGCCTGA